A stretch of DNA from Catenulispora acidiphila DSM 44928:
TGGCCAGCGCGTCGAAGGCGGCGCGGGCCATCGGCACGGTCGGCATGGCCTTGGCCAGCTCGCGCGGCTTGAACGGATAGGTGACCCAGCGGTCGCCGACCAGCAGCCGGCCGTTGCGATAGCGGGTCTGCAGGTCCGATCCCATCAGGGATCTGAGATCGGCCAGTATGTTCTCCGGCAGGTCCGGGTTCAGCCGGTGGCTGCCCAGATCCACCCGGAAGCCGGCGACGTCGAACGACGCGGCCATCCCGCCCACGGTCTCGGCCCGCTCCAGCACGTCCACGGACAAGCCGCGGCGCGCCGCGTACCACGCCGCCGCCAGGCCCGCCGGGCCGGCGCCGAGCACGACGAGATCCGCCCTACCGGTCATCGTTGGTATCCATCAGAACGCCCACAGTAGTAGTCCCACCCCATTCCCGGAACGCGCCGCGCGATGCGCGTCTCGGGTCTCACCCGATAGGGGAGATCATGCCGTATCCACGCCTCGACTATCACATCTCGTCGATGCGCGGCAGGAGAACCTCAGTCGCGATGAGCCTGATCGCCACCGCCGCCGGGATCGCCACCAGCGCTCCGACGATACCGAACAGCGCCGCGCCGACCAGGACGGCGAGAATCGTCACCATCGGGTGCACGTCCACCGTACGGCGATTCACCCTAGGGGCGATCAGGTAATCCTCGGCCAGGCGGGCGGCCACGTAGTAGGCGAGCGTGAAGATCGCCACTTTCAGCGAGACGGTCAGCGCCACCAGCGTCACCACCGCGCCGCCGATCGAGGAGCCGACCACCGGCACCAGCCCGAACAGCGCGACCACCAGGCCGAGCGCGGCGGGATAAGGGATCGACCAGGCCATGGCCCAGATCCAGGTGAAGAAGCCGGCGATGGAGGCGATGATCATCTGGCCGATCACGTACTTGCCGACCTGCGCCAGGATGCGGTCGGTGAGCTCGGAGACCCGCGGGCGGCGGCGGACCGGCACCAGGTGGTAGGCGAAGTTCTTGATGCCCGGCATGTTCGCCACGAAGTAGAAGGTCAGCGCGATCCCGGCCAGGGTCCCGGTGAGCAGCGAGAACACCGCCTTGCCGGCGCCCAGGATGCCGTTGAGGTCCAGGGTCCCGGCCTTGTTGGAGTTGATCCAGGACTTGACCTTCTCGATGAGGTGGTACTTGTTCTCCAGCTTGCCCAGGTACGTGGACTTGTTGCGCAGGTCGTTCAGGTACCCGGGGATGGCGTTGATCAGGGAGTTGACCTCGCGGTCGATCGGCGGGAAGATCACCGCCACGAATCCGGCGAACAGCGCCAGCACGCCCATCGCGACCACGAACACCGCCAGGCCGCGGCGCAGGCCGCGGTTCACCAGGCCGGTGACCATCGGGTCCAGCGCGGTCGCGAAGAACACCGCGAGCATCAGGACGGACAGCAGGCTGCCCAGCCCGGAGACCAGATGGACCAGGGCGTAGGCGGTGATGGCGCCGGCGGCGAGCCAGAAGGCGAAGGAGAACCAGCCGGCCGCGGGCATGGCGGACAGCGAGGGCGGATCGTCGGCGGCTCCGGCGCGGATGCCCGGATCCTTCGGCGCGGAGGCGCCCGGAACCCTGCGCTCGCCCGAGGGCTTCGGGGTGCGCCGCGAGGTCGCCTGGTCCGTACCTCCTCGCTGATTACCAGCCATGCCGACGACCTTAGGGGACGCGGGTGGTCTACGGGTAACTCGTCGGCGACGGCGAAATCCCGTGTGGCGCGGGGCGGAGATTCAGAGCTTTCAGAGCCTCACAGATACAGACCGGTTTCGCCCTCGCCCTCGCCGAGCCGCTCGGCGGCCACCGCGTGGACGTCGCGTTCGCGGAGCAGGACGTAATCGGTGCCGCGCACCTCGACCTCCCCGCGGTCGGCGGGGTCGTAGAGCACCCGGTCGCCGACCTGGAGCGTGCGCACGTTCGCGCCGATCGCCACGACTTCGGCCCAGGCCAGGCGGCTGCCGACGCGCGCGGTGGCGGGGATGAGGATGCCCCCGGACGAGCGCCGGTCCCCGGTCTCCGGGTCCTCACGGACCAGCACCCGGTCGTGCAGCATCCGGATCGGAAGCTTCTCTCCTGAACTCACGCTTGTGACGTTATCGCACCAGCGCATGGCCGTCTGCGTGGGGAAGCCCGGGGAACGCGGGTGCCCTCCTCTAGCCTGGAGGGCGTGAGACTCAATCCCGGAGACACCGCCCCCGCATTCACCCTGACCGACGACCACGGCGCGGCCGTGAGCCTGGCCGACTTCGCCGGCCGCAAGGTGATCCTGTACGCGTACCCGGCTGCCATGACCCCGGGGTGCACGAAGCAGGCCTGCGACTTCCGCGACAACATCGCCTCCTTCCAGAAGGAGGGCTTCGCCATCCTGGGCCTGTCCCCCGACAAGCCGGAGAAGCTGGCGAAGTTCCGCGAGCGCGACGCCCTGACCTTCCCGCTGCTGTCCGACCCGGACAAGGCGGTGCTCCAGGAGTACGGCGCCTTCGGCGAGAAGAAGCTGTACGGCAAGACGGTGGTCGGCGTCATCCGGTCCACGTTCGTGCTGGACGTGGACGCCAAGGGCGTCGCGAAGGTGGAGGTGGCGCAGTACGCCGTCAAGGCCACCGGACATGTCGCGAAGTTGCGGCGGGATCTGGGGCTGGACTCCTAAAGCCTGGACTCCTACAGCTTGGACTGCCGGCGCGGCTACGCGATAGCCTGAGGCGGGGCTGTACCCCAATGGTAGAGGGACAGGTTTTAGGTACCTGCAAGTGCGAGTTCGAGTCTCGTCAGCCCCATTTCAAAATCTTGTTCATGTCGGCCGCGCTCCGGCGGCCAGCCGCTAGGCTCCGTCACCGACTGAAGATCGCCGTGACCAAGCCTGGGGGACCGCCGGATCGTGAGCACACCGACGAACGAGCCCAATCTGTTCGGGACGCCGGCTCCGCCTGGACAGGCGCCGCTGCCGGGGCAGTTCGGGGCGGCGGGTACGCCGGGCCAGGGCTATCCGGCGACGCCCGAGCAGAGTTTCCCCACGGAGACCGCGCCGGTGTACGGCGGCGGGCAGCCCGGTGCGGCATTCGCGCCGCCCGGCGGGATGCCGGGACCACAGTTCGCGCCGAACGGAGCACCGGCGGCAGCTGGAGCTCCCGCGTCGGCTCCGCACTACGCGCCGGGCGGGACGCCGGGTCTGGGTCCGCAGTTCGGACCGGGCGGGATGCCGGGTCTTCCGGGACCGGGACCGATGCCGCCGCCTCACGGCTACGGCTATCCGCCGCCGCGCCCGACGGTCACCAGCGCGGTCGCGATCGTCGCGCTGTGCCTGTTCTGGGTACCGCTGGTCGGGCTGGTGCTGAGCATCGTCGGGATGGTGAAGACCGCCCGGGGCAAGGCGCGCGGGCGCGGCGTGGCGATCGCGGCACTGGTGTTGTCCATCCTGGTGACCGCCGGCGCCGGCCTCGTCGGCGCGGCGATCGCTTCGAAGCCCTCGGCGCTGGACGCGGGGTGCACGCGCGGGAAGACGGCCGTCCTCCAGCAGTCGAAGCTGATCGAGGCGGACTCCAAGAAGGGCGACACGGGCGCCGTGCAGTCCGATCTCAACACCCTCATCAACGATCTGGCGAAGGCCGCCACCGAATCGAAGCGCAGCGATGTGCGCGCCACGGTGCAGGCCGTGCACGACGACTACGCCGCGATCGCCGCCGGCGACGGCGACCAGTCCAAACTGGCCACCGACCTGGACCAGATGGACCGCCTCTGCACCATCGGCAAGTAGCCGCTAGCCCTTCAGCAGCGGGACCAGCGCACGGAACGCGCGGCTGCGGTGGCTGATCGCGTCCTTCTCCTCGGCGCTCAGCTCCGCGGTGGTGCGGGTCTCGCCCTCGGGCACGAAGACCGGGTCGTAGCCGAAGCCGCCCTCGCCGCGCGGGGCGCGGACGAGGCGGCCGGTGACGACGCCCTCGACCACGTGCTCGGCGCCGTCCGGCGTGACCAGGGCGGCGGCGCAGGTGAAGTTGGCGCCGAGGGATTCCTCCGGCACGTCGCCGACCTGGTCCAGGACCAGCTGCAGGTTCGCCACGTCGCGGCCGGGACCGGACGGCAGGTCGCCGAAGCGGCCGGACCAGCGCGCGGACAGGATGCCGGGCATGCCGTTCAGCGCGTCCACGCACAGCCCGGAGTCGTCGGCGACGGCGGGCAGCCCGGTGGCGGCGGCGACCGCGCGCGCCTTGATCAGCGCGTTCGCGGCGAAGGTCAGGCCGGTCTCGGGGATGTCCGGGAGCGCCGCGTAGAGCTCGGGCCCGGCGAGTTCGACGTCGGTCAGGCCGGCGGCGAGCAGGATCCGCTGGAGCTCGGTGATCTTCTTGGCGTTGCGGGTGGCGAGGACGATCTGGCGCATGGGCGCCAGTCTAGGGCGCTCAGGGCTAGGACACTCAGAGCTATTAGGGGCACTCGGGGCTAGGGGCACTCAGGGCTAGGGCGCTCAGAGCTAGGGCGCTCAGGGCCGCGAGCAGACGTTGCCCATGATCTGGAAGTCGGTCCCCACCGGGCCCTTGTCCGGGGTCTGGCCCTGCTTGGCCTGGTCGAACATGGTCTGCATGTCGGCGGCCATCTTGGTCATCGCCTGGGCGGCCTCGGGCAGCTTGGTCTGCTGGGCGCCCGCGCGGATCTTCTGCTGGGCGCCGGGGATCGCGGCGACGCCCTGCACCTGGCCCTGCTCTTCGGCGGTCACGTAATCGCTGAAGCCGGCCAGCGCGGTCTTGCAGCCCTGGTCGGTCCACAGCTTGGTGAGCGTCTTGAACGACGAGGCGAGCGCGGAGGGGTCCTGCGAACCCGACCCGCCCGGCGTGGAACCGGTGGCCGGCGTGTTCGGCGTCGGGGAGTCGGTGCTCGCCGACGACGGCGCGCTGGAGCCGGTGGCCGAGCTGTTCGCTCCCGGGCTCGGCGAACCGCCGGTGGCCGGAGACGTCCCGCCGTCGGCACTCGCCCCGATCGTGCCCTGAGAAGCACACGCCGTCAGCGACATTGCGGTCAGTGCCAGCAGTCCCGGTATCACGCTCGCACGCAGCCGCACGTTCATGATCCACCCCCTGTGGAAAGCATCGCCTGGGAAAAGCATTCGGAGCCCCCGCTTGGCGCAAAGGGCTCCGAACAATATAGGAGGTGGGACCTGGCCTCAGCTCAGAAGCGCCTTGACCTGGTGCGAAGCCAGCTCGCGGCAGCCGGCGGCGGCCAGGTCGAGCAGCGCGTCCAGCTCGGCGCGGTCGAAGGGGGCGCCCTCGGCGGTGCCCTGGACCTCGACGAACTTGCCGTCGGCGGTGCACACGACGTTCATGTCGGTCTCGGCGCGGACGTCTTCCTCATAGCAGAGGTCGAGCATCGGCACGCCGTCGATGATGCCGACGCTGACCGCCGAGACCGAGCCGGCCAGCGGCTCGCGCGAGGCCTTGATCATCTTCTTGTCGCGCATCCACGTGACCGCGTCCTGCAGCGCCACGTAGGCGCCGGTGATGGCCGCGGTGCGGGTGCCGCCGTCGGCCTGCAGGACGTCGCAGTCCACGATGATGGTGTTCTCACCGAGGGCCTTGGTGTCCACCACGGCCCGCAGCGCGCGCCCGATGAGCCGGGAGATCTCCTGGGTGCGCCCGCCGACCTTGCCCTTGACGGACTCGCGGTCGCCGCGGGTGTTGGTGGCCCGGGGCAGCATCGCGTACTCGGCGGTGACCCAGCCCTTGCCGCTCCCCCGCAGCCAGCGCGGGACGCCTTCGGTGACGCTGGCGGTGCACAGCACCTTGGTCTGGCCGAACTCCACGAGGACGCTGCCCTCGGGATGGATCGACCACTTGCGGGTCAGGGTGACCGGACGGAGCTGGCCTACTTTGCGGCCGTCGACGCGTGCTGCTGACATGTCTAGACCCTAGCCCACCGGCGGGGGCCGGGCGGCCGGCGGTGCGGGGCGCGCGACCCCCTCGCCGGGCTCCGCCGCGGTCGCGCCGGGCCGGATCGGGCGCTCGGCGTCAGTCCAGCGGGACGTGCGCGAGCAGCCGCAGCGTCGGCAGGTCGGTGGCCTTGCGCAGCCGGGAGGCCAGGTCCCGGTGGAAGAACTCCTCGACCAGGTGCGGCACGGTCAGCACGATGATCTCCTCGGCGAGGTACTTGGCCGCGATCTCCTTCAGGCCCTCCACCGGCGGACCGGCGAGCAGTTCGCCGGAGGCCTGCCGGCCGGCCTTCTGGAAGGCCTCGACGGTCGCGGTCATCACCGCGCGGGCGGCGACCACGGCCTCGTTCAGCGGCTCGCCGTGCGAGTCCTCCTCGGCGCCCTTGAAGTTGCCCAGCGCCAGGTCGTCAAGGGTGGCCAGGACCTTGCCGTTCTCCTTGCCGACCGGCACCACCACGACGTAGCTCTCGGGGTCCATGCCGTCCGCGACGTTGTCGGCGTGCAGGCCGACGACGTATTCGAGGTCGTGCTGATTGATCGTCTGCTCGACGACGAGCATGGTGGTCGGCACTGTCGGGTCCTCTCCGGTGCTGCTGCACGGGAACGGCGGCGCCCCGCCGCTCCCTCATCTCCCCATCATGGTCTCAGATCTGGAACACCGCTCCTGGCGTGGCCAGGTTCACCGGTCCGTCGTAGGAGTTCTTGGCCGCGGCCAGGTTCAGCTC
This window harbors:
- a CDS encoding AI-2E family transporter, whose protein sequence is MAGNQRGGTDQATSRRTPKPSGERRVPGASAPKDPGIRAGAADDPPSLSAMPAAGWFSFAFWLAAGAITAYALVHLVSGLGSLLSVLMLAVFFATALDPMVTGLVNRGLRRGLAVFVVAMGVLALFAGFVAVIFPPIDREVNSLINAIPGYLNDLRNKSTYLGKLENKYHLIEKVKSWINSNKAGTLDLNGILGAGKAVFSLLTGTLAGIALTFYFVANMPGIKNFAYHLVPVRRRPRVSELTDRILAQVGKYVIGQMIIASIAGFFTWIWAMAWSIPYPAALGLVVALFGLVPVVGSSIGGAVVTLVALTVSLKVAIFTLAYYVAARLAEDYLIAPRVNRRTVDVHPMVTILAVLVGAALFGIVGALVAIPAAVAIRLIATEVLLPRIDEM
- a CDS encoding GroES family chaperonin, encoding MRWCDNVTSVSSGEKLPIRMLHDRVLVREDPETGDRRSSGGILIPATARVGSRLAWAEVVAIGANVRTLQVGDRVLYDPADRGEVEVRGTDYVLLRERDVHAVAAERLGEGEGETGLYL
- the bcp gene encoding thioredoxin-dependent thiol peroxidase translates to MEGVRLNPGDTAPAFTLTDDHGAAVSLADFAGRKVILYAYPAAMTPGCTKQACDFRDNIASFQKEGFAILGLSPDKPEKLAKFRERDALTFPLLSDPDKAVLQEYGAFGEKKLYGKTVVGVIRSTFVLDVDAKGVAKVEVAQYAVKATGHVAKLRRDLGLDS
- a CDS encoding DUF4190 domain-containing protein translates to MSTPTNEPNLFGTPAPPGQAPLPGQFGAAGTPGQGYPATPEQSFPTETAPVYGGGQPGAAFAPPGGMPGPQFAPNGAPAAAGAPASAPHYAPGGTPGLGPQFGPGGMPGLPGPGPMPPPHGYGYPPPRPTVTSAVAIVALCLFWVPLVGLVLSIVGMVKTARGKARGRGVAIAALVLSILVTAGAGLVGAAIASKPSALDAGCTRGKTAVLQQSKLIEADSKKGDTGAVQSDLNTLINDLAKAATESKRSDVRATVQAVHDDYAAIAAGDGDQSKLATDLDQMDRLCTIGK
- the rdgB gene encoding RdgB/HAM1 family non-canonical purine NTP pyrophosphatase; its protein translation is MRQIVLATRNAKKITELQRILLAAGLTDVELAGPELYAALPDIPETGLTFAANALIKARAVAAATGLPAVADDSGLCVDALNGMPGILSARWSGRFGDLPSGPGRDVANLQLVLDQVGDVPEESLGANFTCAAALVTPDGAEHVVEGVVTGRLVRAPRGEGGFGYDPVFVPEGETRTTAELSAEEKDAISHRSRAFRALVPLLKG
- the rph gene encoding ribonuclease PH — encoded protein: MSAARVDGRKVGQLRPVTLTRKWSIHPEGSVLVEFGQTKVLCTASVTEGVPRWLRGSGKGWVTAEYAMLPRATNTRGDRESVKGKVGGRTQEISRLIGRALRAVVDTKALGENTIIVDCDVLQADGGTRTAAITGAYVALQDAVTWMRDKKMIKASREPLAGSVSAVSVGIIDGVPMLDLCYEEDVRAETDMNVVCTADGKFVEVQGTAEGAPFDRAELDALLDLAAAGCRELASHQVKALLS